From Triplophysa dalaica isolate WHDGS20190420 chromosome 16, ASM1584641v1, whole genome shotgun sequence:
AATTGATGATGCAAGTTGATCGTGTGTGACCACCGGAATTGTTCGATCTTTGCAAGCCACACGAGTTAATGCATTTAATCAAATGTCGACTTGGGTCGTGTTGTGTGCACTTTAGTGTCCGCACCAATAGGCGTCAGTGTCTGCTAGACTTTTACGCAAGTTATTTAATCCCCTTTCCTCAACACAACGCGCCAAActtgtgtaataaataaagcGCTGCGCAATGGCGTCCCGCGCCAAGTCAGgtatgtacattttctgtaattcttAGAAAGATATTCATAATAAAAGAACGCAATGATGCAAGAAACTGCGTGCATGCATTTAGTGTTGATCCTTTAATTCCTGCAAGACAAAGCTGTGAGTGTAATTGTAATGTGCAGGTCGTGGTCGGAAGCGCAAGGCTGTGGATGAAGAAGCAGCTACAGtggaggaaaagaaagaaaagctcGATGAAGTTGAAAACGAAGAGCAAGAAACAGGACGAAGGGTGATCATCGAACACTGGTAAGGgcatgaaaaaatgaaaacacatagAAGAGAGAATGATTCATCTCATTTTAGAAAGCTTCTCATATACAACATTGTCACGTGCATACAGTTCATCAATCAGAAGGTAAGCCGGATTTAAAGCAACGATTCCAAAAGTGTGGCACCagttaaaaatacacaacatttaaTTCTAACTAAGGCCTGTGTAATTTTGAGTTTAGTGACCATGTAAGTTAGCTGTCCTACAACGTGTGTACTATGTTAACAATAATCtctatacaaatattttaacaattatttaaattgaagaacatttatttatactaaTTGATTGAACTATTTGACACCTGGATAGCATGCTGTGTGTCTGCAGTTAGACGTGCCACCGAAAATCGTGTCAAGATGACAGTcatgcttttttacattttaacagtaAAAGCTGACGAGTGTATGGGCGGAATGCTGAAGGTGTGCGTGAGGCACTTGGGGCTTCACACCCTGAACTTCGCATTGAGCTCAATACTCAAAAACCGAGACGAAACAGCTTTGAGGTCACACTAATGCAGGGGGACAAAGGTAAGATGGCCATTATTGACAAAATCAAAAGTATGTATTGTCAAAGAGGATAGGAGAACATTTGATagatgttttaataattgtttttatactgaCTTTTACTCCCCTTCATCTATGTTTTGTTATAGAGGTTGTTTTGTGGACTGGTATTAAAAAGGGTCCTCCACGCAAGTTAAAGTTTCCTGATCCTGCTGAAGTGGTGTCTGCGCTGGAGGAAGCTCTGACGACCAAGTAAAGCTTACGAGGCGACAGGTAGTATGTTGTTATCAGCTTGTTTCAACGAATGCCTTTAAAAGAAACtttgtgtattcatttattttctctctccctttagTCAGTTGTCTGGTTCCTGGACTTTGGATGCACAATGATGTAAATAGACTCATGGGAAAAACCTCCCGGTCTGTTTTCTGATGGTCAGCTCTGTTGTCCTGGACAGATATTTGACATTCCCTTGTTTGTTCTGTTAAGTGCTCAATCTCCTGTTAATGTTGCTAATTTGAGCTTACTttccttttgtatttttctattgATCTACTGTATTGAAGTCCactattttcattgttaaactGATGCAAATAAAGCTAACATGTTTCTCAGTCTTGGCACTGCTACAGTGAGTCGTTTTTTAGCAACATGGCATGGAATATCCTCTTCACCAGggatgtcggtcctggagggccacagtcctgtaCCGTTTACCTCCAACTttgctcaacacacctgtttggaagtttctactCTGCTTTGTGAGAACTTGAGTAGCTGTTCAGgcgtgtttgattagggttgaagccaaactttgcaggacaccggtcctccaggactgactttggacacccctgctcAACACCAATATCTGTTATGACAGTGTCTAACATTAGCGAAATCAAATCTTTGCAAGGCAACAGGTGCACTGGTACAATTTGTCAAGAAATCaacactacattttttttttagacaatTTTATTGTGAAACCAAATTGGTGTCTGCTGCAAGCAGTAAGTGCTGAGTGTTAATACTCAATCTTCTGGGAGTATTGTGGAAACTACAGCCTTCTCAGGCAATACATAATTATTCTTTATCCAAAGGTGGTGCTGTTCCATGCCACATTAGCTGCATCCATATCAACAAAGTTTATATAGATCCTGAAAAGCAATGCAA
This genomic window contains:
- the selenoh gene encoding selenoprotein H, producing the protein MASRAKSGRGRKRKAVDEEAATVEEKKEKLDEVENEEQETGRRVIIEHCKSURVYGRNAEGVREALGASHPELRIELNTQKPRRNSFEVTLMQGDKEVVLWTGIKKGPPRKLKFPDPAEVVSALEEALTTK